The following proteins come from a genomic window of Populus alba chromosome 12, ASM523922v2, whole genome shotgun sequence:
- the LOC118033214 gene encoding uncharacterized protein isoform X14 encodes MVEHLREGIGSKGQIVHVEDIDSRKPIFVQVPNVLSDNMKSALKCMGITKLYSHQAESILTSISGKNVVVATMTSSGKSLCYNVPVLEALSQDLSSCALYLFPTKALAQDQLRVLAKMIKGFDTSINIGIYDGDTALKDRLLLRANARLLITNPDMLHLSILPYHRQFDRILSNLRFVVIDEAHYYKGAFGCHTALILRRLRRLCSHVYGSDPSFVFSTATSANPCEHCMELANLSTLELIKNDGSPSSRKLFVLWNPTSCPRIVPNKSEGLMDVSESTEKSMSPISEVSYLFAEMVQHGLRCIAFCRSRKLTEIVLSYTREILQKTAPHLVGSICAYRAGYVVEDRRQIERDFFSGKLSGIAATNALELGIDVGHIDATLHLGFPGSFASLWQQAGRSGRRERPSLAVYVAFQGPLDQYFMKFPKKLFHGPIECCHIDAQNQQVLKQHLVCAALEHPLSLLHDEKYFGSGLSDALMSLKNKGDLSFDPSRDSFARIWSYIGHEKMPSRGISIRAIESTRYRVIDMQRNEVLEEIEESKAFFQIYEGAVYMHQGKTYMVKELDISEKIALCYEANLHYYTKTRDYTDIDVLGGDIAYPPRAFKNQSSRTAAQALSCKVTTTWFGFYCIQRGSNKVLDTFDLSLPKYSYESQAVWIPVPQSIKKLVEEKQFSFRAGLHAASHALLNVVPLYLRCNSSDLAPECPNPHDSRYFPERILVYDQHPGGTGVSMQIQPYFTELLNAALELLTCCHCSGDTGCPNCVQSMVCHEYNEVIHKDAAIMIIEGVLDAESFFGEANDSS; translated from the exons ATGGTTGAACATCTCAGAGAAGGCATTGGATCGAAAGGACAG ATAGTGCATGTTGAAGACATTGACTCTAGAAAACCTATTTTTGTGCAAGTACCAAATGTACTCTCAGATAACATGAAGTCTGCTCTAAAATGCATGGGAATCACTAAATTATACAGTCACCAG GCAGAGTCCATCCTGACCTCTATTTCTGGGAAGAATGTTGTGGTGGCAACAATGACATCTAGTGGCAAATCTCTTTGCTATAATGTACCTGTTCTGGAAGCTTTGTCCCAGGATTTGTCATCTTGTGCTCTGTACTTGTTTCCAACTAAG GCCTTGGCTCAAGATCAACTAAGAGTGTTAGCAAAGATGATTAAAGGATTTGATACTAGCATAAACATAGGGATATATGACGGTGACACTGCTCTGAAGGACAGGCTGTTGCTTCGTGCGAATGCTAGACTG TTGATCACAAATCCAGATATGTTACACTTGTCAATTTTACCATATCATAGACAATTCGATAGAATTTTATCAAATCTTAG GTTTGTGGTGATTGATGAAGCTCATTATTACAAAGGTGCATTTGGATGCCACACTGCTCTAATATTGAGACGACTTCGTCGTCTCTGTTCTCATG TATATGGCAGCGATccttcttttgtgttttctacTGCAACGTCTGCCAACCCTTGCGAGCATTGCATG GAACTTGCAAATCTTTCAACATTGGAGCTGATTAAAAATGATGGAAGTCCATCTTCTCGGAAGCTTTTTGTTCTCTGGAATCCTACTTCATGTCCTAGAATC GTGCCAAATAAATCTGAGGGTCTCATGGATGTTAGTGAGAGCACAGAGAAAAGCATGAG cccaatttcagaagtttcatACCTCTTTGCAGAAATGGTTCAGCATGGACTTCGTTGCATTGCCTTTTGCCGATCTCGTAAACTCACTGAGATTGTCTTATCTTATAC GCGTGAGATTCTTCAAAAGACAGCACCCCACCTTGTAGGCTCAATTTGTGCTTATCGTGCTGGCTATGTTGTTGAG GATCGGAGGCAAATAGAGAGAGATTTTTTCAGTGGGAAACTCTCTGGCATTGCTGCAACAAATGCTCTTGAGTTGGGTATTGATGTTGGCCATATTGATGCCACCCTGCATTTAGGCTTTCCTGGTAGTTTTGCCAG ttTGTGGCAGCAAGCTGGCAGATCTGGAAGAAGAGAAAGGCCATCTCTTGCTGTATATGTTGCGTTTCAAGGACCTCTGGatcaatattttatgaaatttccTAAAAAACTCTTCCATGGTCCGATTGAGTGCTGTCATATTGATGCTCAAAACCAGCAG GTGTTGAAGCAACATCTGGTCTGCGCTGCTCTTGAACATCCATTGAGTTTGCTTCATGATGAGAAATATTTTGGCTCTGGTTTAAGCGATGCGCTGATGTCCCTTAAAAATAAAGGAGACCTGAGCTTTGATCCTTCACGTGATTCTTTTGCTAGAATATGGAGTTACATTGGGCATGAG AAAATGCCTTCACGTGGAATTAGTATTCGGGCAATAGAGTCCACCAGATATAGAGTGATAGACATGCAGCGGAATGAAGTCCTTGAAGAGATTGAGGAAAGCAAAGCTTTCTTCCAG ATATATGAAGGTGCGGTCTATATGCACCAAGGGAAGACCTATATGGTCAAGGAATTGGATATATCAGAAAAGATTGCTTTGTGCTATGAAGCCAACTTGCATTATTATACAAAAACCCGTGATTATACAGATATTGATGTCCTTGGAGGTGATATT GCCTATCCACCAAGGGCCTTCAAGAACCAGTCTTCAAGAACAGCAGCTCAAGCACTTTCTTGTAAAGTAACAACTACTTGGTTTGGTTTCTATTGCATACAAAGAGGAAGCAACAAAGTCTTGGATACTTTTGATCTTTCACTACCCAAATATTCATATGAATCTCAG GCAGTTTGGATTCCAGTTCCCcagtcaattaaaaaattggTCGAGGAGAAACAATTTTCCTTTCGGGCAGGTTTGCATGCTGCTTCACATGCTCTTCTCAATGTAGTGCCTTT ATATTTAAGATGTAACTCGTCTGACTTAGCTCCAGAGTGTCCAAACCCTCACGATAGCCGTTATTTTCCTGAAAGAATACTTGTTTATGATCAGCATCCAGGAGGGACAGGTGTCTCAATGCAG ATTCAACCTTATTTCACAGAGCTGTTGAATGCTGCTTTGGAACTTCTCACATGTTGCCACTGCTCAGGAGACACTGGCTGCCCAAATTGTGTTCAA AGTATGGTTTGTCACGAGTACAACGAGGTTATACACAAGGATGCTGCGATTATGATTATTGAG GGTGTTCTGGATGCAGAGTCTTTCTTTGGAGAAGCAAACGACTCTTCCTAA
- the LOC118033214 gene encoding uncharacterized protein isoform X12, which produces MKLVNLLEKCKIGNRVAMPFSLEDLLKFVRKDGISVSESEAKQAKGCHSLASSSYSFQTRCHETNQLLPVEMVEHLREGIGSKGQIVHVEDIDSRKPIFVQVPNVLSDNMKSALKCMGITKLYSHQAESILTSISGKNVVVATMTSSGKSLCYNVPVLEALSQDLSSCALYLFPTKALAQDQLRVLAKMIKGFDTSINIGIYDGDTALKDRLLLRANARLLITNPDMLHLSILPYHRQFDRILSNLRFVVIDEAHYYKGAFGCHTALILRRLRRLCSHVYGSDPSFVFSTATSANPCEHCMELANLSTLELIKNDGSPSSRKLFVLWNPTSCPRIVPNKSEGLMDVSESTEKSMSPISEVSYLFAEMVQHGLRCIAFCRSRKLTEIVLSYTREILQKTAPHLVGSICAYRAGYVVEDRRQIERDFFSGKLSGIAATNALELGIDVGHIDATLHLGFPGSFASLWQQAGRSGRRERPSLAVYVAFQGPLDQYFMKFPKKLFHGPIECCHIDAQNQQVLKQHLVCAALEHPLSLLHDEKYFGSGLSDALMSLKNKGDLSFDPSRDSFARIWSYIGHEKMPSRGISIRAIESTRYRVIDMQRNEVLEEIEESKAFFQIYEGAVYMHQGKTYMVKELDISEKIALCYEANLHYYTKTRDYTDIDVLGGDIAYPPRAFKNQSSRTAAQALSCKVTTTWFGFYCIQRGSNKVLDTFDLSLPKYSYESQAVWIPVPQSIKKLVEEKQFSFRAGLHAASHALLNVVPLYLRCNSSDLAPECPNPHDSRYFPERILVYDQHPGGTGVSMQIQPYFTELLNAALELLTCCHCSGDTGCPNCVQSMVCHEYNEVIHKDAAIMIIEGVLDAESFFGEANDSS; this is translated from the exons GAAACAAATCAATTGCTGCCAGTGGAAATGGTTGAACATCTCAGAGAAGGCATTGGATCGAAAGGACAG ATAGTGCATGTTGAAGACATTGACTCTAGAAAACCTATTTTTGTGCAAGTACCAAATGTACTCTCAGATAACATGAAGTCTGCTCTAAAATGCATGGGAATCACTAAATTATACAGTCACCAG GCAGAGTCCATCCTGACCTCTATTTCTGGGAAGAATGTTGTGGTGGCAACAATGACATCTAGTGGCAAATCTCTTTGCTATAATGTACCTGTTCTGGAAGCTTTGTCCCAGGATTTGTCATCTTGTGCTCTGTACTTGTTTCCAACTAAG GCCTTGGCTCAAGATCAACTAAGAGTGTTAGCAAAGATGATTAAAGGATTTGATACTAGCATAAACATAGGGATATATGACGGTGACACTGCTCTGAAGGACAGGCTGTTGCTTCGTGCGAATGCTAGACTG TTGATCACAAATCCAGATATGTTACACTTGTCAATTTTACCATATCATAGACAATTCGATAGAATTTTATCAAATCTTAG GTTTGTGGTGATTGATGAAGCTCATTATTACAAAGGTGCATTTGGATGCCACACTGCTCTAATATTGAGACGACTTCGTCGTCTCTGTTCTCATG TATATGGCAGCGATccttcttttgtgttttctacTGCAACGTCTGCCAACCCTTGCGAGCATTGCATG GAACTTGCAAATCTTTCAACATTGGAGCTGATTAAAAATGATGGAAGTCCATCTTCTCGGAAGCTTTTTGTTCTCTGGAATCCTACTTCATGTCCTAGAATC GTGCCAAATAAATCTGAGGGTCTCATGGATGTTAGTGAGAGCACAGAGAAAAGCATGAG cccaatttcagaagtttcatACCTCTTTGCAGAAATGGTTCAGCATGGACTTCGTTGCATTGCCTTTTGCCGATCTCGTAAACTCACTGAGATTGTCTTATCTTATAC GCGTGAGATTCTTCAAAAGACAGCACCCCACCTTGTAGGCTCAATTTGTGCTTATCGTGCTGGCTATGTTGTTGAG GATCGGAGGCAAATAGAGAGAGATTTTTTCAGTGGGAAACTCTCTGGCATTGCTGCAACAAATGCTCTTGAGTTGGGTATTGATGTTGGCCATATTGATGCCACCCTGCATTTAGGCTTTCCTGGTAGTTTTGCCAG ttTGTGGCAGCAAGCTGGCAGATCTGGAAGAAGAGAAAGGCCATCTCTTGCTGTATATGTTGCGTTTCAAGGACCTCTGGatcaatattttatgaaatttccTAAAAAACTCTTCCATGGTCCGATTGAGTGCTGTCATATTGATGCTCAAAACCAGCAG GTGTTGAAGCAACATCTGGTCTGCGCTGCTCTTGAACATCCATTGAGTTTGCTTCATGATGAGAAATATTTTGGCTCTGGTTTAAGCGATGCGCTGATGTCCCTTAAAAATAAAGGAGACCTGAGCTTTGATCCTTCACGTGATTCTTTTGCTAGAATATGGAGTTACATTGGGCATGAG AAAATGCCTTCACGTGGAATTAGTATTCGGGCAATAGAGTCCACCAGATATAGAGTGATAGACATGCAGCGGAATGAAGTCCTTGAAGAGATTGAGGAAAGCAAAGCTTTCTTCCAG ATATATGAAGGTGCGGTCTATATGCACCAAGGGAAGACCTATATGGTCAAGGAATTGGATATATCAGAAAAGATTGCTTTGTGCTATGAAGCCAACTTGCATTATTATACAAAAACCCGTGATTATACAGATATTGATGTCCTTGGAGGTGATATT GCCTATCCACCAAGGGCCTTCAAGAACCAGTCTTCAAGAACAGCAGCTCAAGCACTTTCTTGTAAAGTAACAACTACTTGGTTTGGTTTCTATTGCATACAAAGAGGAAGCAACAAAGTCTTGGATACTTTTGATCTTTCACTACCCAAATATTCATATGAATCTCAG GCAGTTTGGATTCCAGTTCCCcagtcaattaaaaaattggTCGAGGAGAAACAATTTTCCTTTCGGGCAGGTTTGCATGCTGCTTCACATGCTCTTCTCAATGTAGTGCCTTT ATATTTAAGATGTAACTCGTCTGACTTAGCTCCAGAGTGTCCAAACCCTCACGATAGCCGTTATTTTCCTGAAAGAATACTTGTTTATGATCAGCATCCAGGAGGGACAGGTGTCTCAATGCAG ATTCAACCTTATTTCACAGAGCTGTTGAATGCTGCTTTGGAACTTCTCACATGTTGCCACTGCTCAGGAGACACTGGCTGCCCAAATTGTGTTCAA AGTATGGTTTGTCACGAGTACAACGAGGTTATACACAAGGATGCTGCGATTATGATTATTGAG GGTGTTCTGGATGCAGAGTCTTTCTTTGGAGAAGCAAACGACTCTTCCTAA
- the LOC118033214 gene encoding uncharacterized protein isoform X13 — protein MWVFVSETNQLLPVEMVEHLREGIGSKGQIVHVEDIDSRKPIFVQVPNVLSDNMKSALKCMGITKLYSHQAESILTSISGKNVVVATMTSSGKSLCYNVPVLEALSQDLSSCALYLFPTKALAQDQLRVLAKMIKGFDTSINIGIYDGDTALKDRLLLRANARLLITNPDMLHLSILPYHRQFDRILSNLRFVVIDEAHYYKGAFGCHTALILRRLRRLCSHVYGSDPSFVFSTATSANPCEHCMELANLSTLELIKNDGSPSSRKLFVLWNPTSCPRIVPNKSEGLMDVSESTEKSMSPISEVSYLFAEMVQHGLRCIAFCRSRKLTEIVLSYTREILQKTAPHLVGSICAYRAGYVVEDRRQIERDFFSGKLSGIAATNALELGIDVGHIDATLHLGFPGSFASLWQQAGRSGRRERPSLAVYVAFQGPLDQYFMKFPKKLFHGPIECCHIDAQNQQVLKQHLVCAALEHPLSLLHDEKYFGSGLSDALMSLKNKGDLSFDPSRDSFARIWSYIGHEKMPSRGISIRAIESTRYRVIDMQRNEVLEEIEESKAFFQIYEGAVYMHQGKTYMVKELDISEKIALCYEANLHYYTKTRDYTDIDVLGGDIAYPPRAFKNQSSRTAAQALSCKVTTTWFGFYCIQRGSNKVLDTFDLSLPKYSYESQAVWIPVPQSIKKLVEEKQFSFRAGLHAASHALLNVVPLYLRCNSSDLAPECPNPHDSRYFPERILVYDQHPGGTGVSMQIQPYFTELLNAALELLTCCHCSGDTGCPNCVQSMVCHEYNEVIHKDAAIMIIEGVLDAESFFGEANDSS, from the exons GAAACAAATCAATTGCTGCCAGTGGAAATGGTTGAACATCTCAGAGAAGGCATTGGATCGAAAGGACAG ATAGTGCATGTTGAAGACATTGACTCTAGAAAACCTATTTTTGTGCAAGTACCAAATGTACTCTCAGATAACATGAAGTCTGCTCTAAAATGCATGGGAATCACTAAATTATACAGTCACCAG GCAGAGTCCATCCTGACCTCTATTTCTGGGAAGAATGTTGTGGTGGCAACAATGACATCTAGTGGCAAATCTCTTTGCTATAATGTACCTGTTCTGGAAGCTTTGTCCCAGGATTTGTCATCTTGTGCTCTGTACTTGTTTCCAACTAAG GCCTTGGCTCAAGATCAACTAAGAGTGTTAGCAAAGATGATTAAAGGATTTGATACTAGCATAAACATAGGGATATATGACGGTGACACTGCTCTGAAGGACAGGCTGTTGCTTCGTGCGAATGCTAGACTG TTGATCACAAATCCAGATATGTTACACTTGTCAATTTTACCATATCATAGACAATTCGATAGAATTTTATCAAATCTTAG GTTTGTGGTGATTGATGAAGCTCATTATTACAAAGGTGCATTTGGATGCCACACTGCTCTAATATTGAGACGACTTCGTCGTCTCTGTTCTCATG TATATGGCAGCGATccttcttttgtgttttctacTGCAACGTCTGCCAACCCTTGCGAGCATTGCATG GAACTTGCAAATCTTTCAACATTGGAGCTGATTAAAAATGATGGAAGTCCATCTTCTCGGAAGCTTTTTGTTCTCTGGAATCCTACTTCATGTCCTAGAATC GTGCCAAATAAATCTGAGGGTCTCATGGATGTTAGTGAGAGCACAGAGAAAAGCATGAG cccaatttcagaagtttcatACCTCTTTGCAGAAATGGTTCAGCATGGACTTCGTTGCATTGCCTTTTGCCGATCTCGTAAACTCACTGAGATTGTCTTATCTTATAC GCGTGAGATTCTTCAAAAGACAGCACCCCACCTTGTAGGCTCAATTTGTGCTTATCGTGCTGGCTATGTTGTTGAG GATCGGAGGCAAATAGAGAGAGATTTTTTCAGTGGGAAACTCTCTGGCATTGCTGCAACAAATGCTCTTGAGTTGGGTATTGATGTTGGCCATATTGATGCCACCCTGCATTTAGGCTTTCCTGGTAGTTTTGCCAG ttTGTGGCAGCAAGCTGGCAGATCTGGAAGAAGAGAAAGGCCATCTCTTGCTGTATATGTTGCGTTTCAAGGACCTCTGGatcaatattttatgaaatttccTAAAAAACTCTTCCATGGTCCGATTGAGTGCTGTCATATTGATGCTCAAAACCAGCAG GTGTTGAAGCAACATCTGGTCTGCGCTGCTCTTGAACATCCATTGAGTTTGCTTCATGATGAGAAATATTTTGGCTCTGGTTTAAGCGATGCGCTGATGTCCCTTAAAAATAAAGGAGACCTGAGCTTTGATCCTTCACGTGATTCTTTTGCTAGAATATGGAGTTACATTGGGCATGAG AAAATGCCTTCACGTGGAATTAGTATTCGGGCAATAGAGTCCACCAGATATAGAGTGATAGACATGCAGCGGAATGAAGTCCTTGAAGAGATTGAGGAAAGCAAAGCTTTCTTCCAG ATATATGAAGGTGCGGTCTATATGCACCAAGGGAAGACCTATATGGTCAAGGAATTGGATATATCAGAAAAGATTGCTTTGTGCTATGAAGCCAACTTGCATTATTATACAAAAACCCGTGATTATACAGATATTGATGTCCTTGGAGGTGATATT GCCTATCCACCAAGGGCCTTCAAGAACCAGTCTTCAAGAACAGCAGCTCAAGCACTTTCTTGTAAAGTAACAACTACTTGGTTTGGTTTCTATTGCATACAAAGAGGAAGCAACAAAGTCTTGGATACTTTTGATCTTTCACTACCCAAATATTCATATGAATCTCAG GCAGTTTGGATTCCAGTTCCCcagtcaattaaaaaattggTCGAGGAGAAACAATTTTCCTTTCGGGCAGGTTTGCATGCTGCTTCACATGCTCTTCTCAATGTAGTGCCTTT ATATTTAAGATGTAACTCGTCTGACTTAGCTCCAGAGTGTCCAAACCCTCACGATAGCCGTTATTTTCCTGAAAGAATACTTGTTTATGATCAGCATCCAGGAGGGACAGGTGTCTCAATGCAG ATTCAACCTTATTTCACAGAGCTGTTGAATGCTGCTTTGGAACTTCTCACATGTTGCCACTGCTCAGGAGACACTGGCTGCCCAAATTGTGTTCAA AGTATGGTTTGTCACGAGTACAACGAGGTTATACACAAGGATGCTGCGATTATGATTATTGAG GGTGTTCTGGATGCAGAGTCTTTCTTTGGAGAAGCAAACGACTCTTCCTAA